The segment GCAGCCGGACGAACTGCGCCGCCTGCGCGAGATCGCACTCGACTGGATGCGCCGGCTCGCCGAGTTCCGTCCGTATGTGACGGGCGCGGTGCTGAACGGCACCGCGAACGCGCATTCGGACATCCATTTGCAGGCATTTACCGACAACCCGAAGGATGTGGCGATCTACCTGCTGAACCAGAACGTCCAGTACGACGTATCCGAGACGCGGCACTTCGCGGGCCGCAGCGACGTCGAGACGCTGAGCTTCCTGTGGCGCCCGCGGCGCGACGTGGACGCGATCGGCATCCACCTCGCGCTCTACGCGAGCGACGACCTGCGCGGCGCGGTCAAGGCCGATGCGCGCGGCCGTGTCGCCCGGGCGGATGCCGCCGCGCTGCGCGCACTCGTCGAAGCAGGC is part of the Burkholderia pyrrocinia genome and harbors:
- a CDS encoding UDP-N-acetylmuramate--alanine ligase; the protein is MSRKPLVDPRRVREEIAQSAARLIAEDGMDYASAKRKAARQLLGDSRVAGEWLPDNDQIEEELREYLALFQSDTQPDELRRLREIALDWMRRLAEFRPYVTGAVLNGTANAHSDIHLQAFTDNPKDVAIYLLNQNVQYDVSETRHFAGRSDVETLSFLWRPRRDVDAIGIHLALYASDDLRGAVKADARGRVARADAAALRALVEAGKAPSEPE